From one Luteolibacter sp. SL250 genomic stretch:
- a CDS encoding putative Ig domain-containing protein — protein MHLPIIRTFARLSRSMVVLSVLGATASGQDGKRHPTPEECPAFSKPAFISQPPARAYPGALFDMRPAVTGGTWPYRFSLKAAPAGMTIDGRTGTIRWQAPKSTGEARITIALADQAGRTAEQDFTVKVGEEGFHFVSPTGDDTNPGTFAKPWKTLIRAAQPVADPAHTTLYLRGGTHLVEKPATPGKNDLNVLKISDTSPRRWIAWPGEKPVIDLGWTEEKWKHALGELVAQADADPARKDLEPRKKYSRATTISMGHRIYIADGTDHLTFDGLEIRNANYYMFVMWNGRLRGLTWRRCNLHHLYADGGENPGFIFGYAAARKYERTPGMEKASPEAANPFGRRPQAEPYLNTVIQECTFSDRRYDTRFQSGHGGGIIWYTTQGSLIEDNRFNPMDHGVTISDKDNGWENTYRNNVFKGDFNISAQGTADAIDIHHNFFDGNVTIGKQPGWLRNIWFHHNSVRGALQMMGGGTFGPDQIDPAGRPLDGPADPEVQTLVRNHPITERLVFAWNNVLALPEKPHGETGTYTSRVPSGPAFANRFRFVWCDRNLVDEGARIKAGYTKTEMDWGGLRACGIDVNGARARITLDAEGRLPADSPWRGTHGRDAGTLPVKR, from the coding sequence ATGCACCTCCCCATCATCCGCACCTTCGCCCGGTTGTCCCGCTCCATGGTCGTCCTGTCCGTTCTCGGCGCGACCGCCTCCGGCCAGGACGGAAAGCGCCATCCCACCCCGGAGGAATGTCCGGCATTCTCAAAGCCGGCGTTCATCTCCCAGCCGCCCGCCCGCGCGTATCCGGGCGCCCTCTTCGACATGCGGCCCGCGGTCACCGGCGGGACATGGCCCTACCGGTTTTCCCTGAAGGCAGCCCCAGCCGGGATGACCATCGACGGACGGACCGGGACCATCCGCTGGCAGGCGCCCAAGAGCACGGGTGAGGCGCGGATCACCATCGCACTGGCGGACCAGGCGGGCAGGACCGCGGAGCAGGATTTCACCGTGAAAGTCGGTGAAGAAGGCTTCCACTTCGTCAGTCCGACCGGGGATGACACAAACCCCGGCACCTTCGCCAAGCCATGGAAGACCCTCATCCGCGCCGCCCAGCCGGTCGCGGACCCCGCGCACACCACCCTCTATCTCCGGGGCGGCACCCACCTTGTCGAAAAGCCCGCCACCCCGGGCAAGAACGACCTGAATGTCCTGAAAATCTCCGACACCTCCCCCCGCCGGTGGATCGCATGGCCGGGGGAGAAGCCTGTCATCGACCTCGGCTGGACGGAGGAAAAATGGAAGCACGCCCTCGGTGAGCTGGTCGCCCAGGCCGATGCCGACCCCGCGAGGAAGGACCTGGAGCCGCGGAAGAAATACTCCAGGGCCACCACCATTTCCATGGGCCACCGCATCTACATCGCCGACGGCACCGACCACCTGACCTTCGACGGACTGGAGATCCGCAACGCCAACTACTACATGTTCGTCATGTGGAACGGCAGGCTCCGCGGGCTCACCTGGCGGCGCTGCAACCTCCACCACCTCTACGCCGACGGCGGGGAGAATCCGGGCTTCATTTTCGGCTACGCCGCGGCCCGCAAATATGAACGCACGCCCGGCATGGAAAAGGCATCCCCGGAAGCCGCCAATCCCTTCGGCAGGCGTCCGCAGGCGGAACCCTACCTCAATACCGTCATCCAGGAATGCACGTTCTCCGACCGCCGGTATGACACCCGCTTCCAGTCCGGCCACGGCGGCGGCATCATCTGGTACACCACCCAGGGCAGCCTCATCGAGGACAACCGTTTCAACCCGATGGACCACGGCGTGACCATCAGTGACAAGGACAACGGCTGGGAGAACACCTACCGCAACAACGTCTTCAAGGGCGACTTCAACATCTCCGCCCAGGGCACCGCCGATGCGATCGACATCCACCACAACTTCTTCGATGGGAACGTCACCATCGGCAAGCAACCCGGTTGGCTCCGCAACATCTGGTTCCACCACAACTCCGTCCGCGGCGCGCTGCAGATGATGGGCGGCGGAACCTTCGGCCCGGACCAGATCGATCCCGCCGGACGTCCCCTCGACGGCCCCGCGGATCCGGAAGTCCAGACGCTGGTGAGGAACCATCCCATCACCGAACGCCTCGTTTTCGCCTGGAACAATGTCCTCGCCCTGCCGGAGAAACCTCACGGCGAGACCGGCACCTACACCAGCCGTGTGCCGTCGGGCCCCGCCTTCGCCAACCGCTTCCGCTTCGTCTGGTGCGACCGCAACCTGGTGGACGAAGGCGCCCGCATCAAAGCCGGCTACACGAAAACCGAAATGGACTGGGGTGGCCTCAGGGCCTGCGGGATCGACGTCAACGGAGCCCGCGCGCGGATCACCCTCGATGCGGAGGGGAGGCTCCCCGCGGATTCACCATGGCGCGGCACCCACGGCAGGGACGCGGGAACGCTGCCGGTGAAGCGCTGA
- a CDS encoding dihydrodipicolinate synthase family protein, with translation MTMTDLRQHLLEGGVIPALPLALDSSRRLSPDHQRAIIRYYVAAGCSGIAAAVHSTQFAIRSPEHNLLRPVLELASEAIDEALLRAPRNFVKIAGVCGHTNQALEEARLCRSLGYHAALVSMAAWKTGSEAEILDHCRRVAEIIPIIGFQLQTAVGGREFSVSFWEQFVRIDNLVAIKVAPFNRFQTLDVVRALAGSGRTDVALYTGNDDNIVVDLLTPFSFGTGDGARRLWFSGGLLGHWGVWTHAAVALFQRIMKERGLSALDPSLLTTAAQVTDMNAALFDPAHGFSGCIPGILEVLRRQGLVPTNLCLDPSEVLSPGQAEELDRVCAAYPHLTDDGFIAEHLASWRSG, from the coding sequence CTGACCATGACGGACCTGCGGCAACATCTCCTGGAAGGCGGCGTCATCCCCGCGCTCCCGCTGGCGCTGGACTCCAGCCGCCGCCTTTCCCCGGACCACCAGCGTGCCATCATCCGCTATTATGTCGCGGCGGGCTGCAGCGGCATCGCCGCGGCGGTCCACTCCACCCAGTTCGCGATCCGTTCCCCGGAACACAACCTGCTGCGTCCGGTGCTGGAACTGGCGTCGGAGGCCATCGATGAAGCGCTGCTCCGGGCACCCCGGAACTTTGTTAAAATCGCCGGGGTCTGCGGCCATACCAACCAGGCGCTGGAGGAGGCCAGGCTCTGCCGCTCGCTCGGCTATCATGCTGCGTTGGTGAGCATGGCCGCCTGGAAGACCGGAAGCGAAGCGGAGATCCTGGACCATTGCCGCCGCGTCGCGGAGATCATCCCCATCATCGGCTTCCAGTTGCAGACCGCCGTCGGAGGGCGGGAGTTCTCCGTGTCATTCTGGGAACAGTTCGTCAGGATCGACAATCTGGTGGCCATCAAGGTCGCGCCGTTCAACCGCTTCCAGACCCTCGACGTGGTCCGCGCGCTCGCCGGATCCGGCAGGACGGACGTGGCGCTCTACACGGGCAACGACGACAACATCGTCGTCGATCTGCTGACACCGTTCTCCTTCGGTACGGGGGACGGAGCGCGGCGGCTGTGGTTTTCCGGCGGCCTGCTGGGCCACTGGGGCGTCTGGACGCATGCCGCCGTCGCCCTGTTCCAACGGATCATGAAGGAGCGCGGACTATCCGCGCTCGATCCCTCGCTGCTGACCACCGCCGCCCAGGTGACCGACATGAACGCCGCCTTGTTCGATCCCGCCCATGGTTTCTCAGGCTGCATCCCCGGCATCCTGGAGGTCCTGCGGAGGCAGGGGCTGGTCCCCACCAACCTCTGTTTGGACCCGTCCGAAGTCCTGTCACCCGGACAAGCGGAGGAACTCGACCGGGTGTGCGCGGCCTACCCCCACCTCACGGATGACGGGTTCATCGCGGAGCATCTCGCATCCTGGCGTTCCGGCTGA
- a CDS encoding NAD(P)-dependent oxidoreductase, whose translation MAISGPSFLPSAASVEESLSAPTPELVSEVSGIREPVGILGAGGKMGLHVALMMRRALDLAGRRDVPVVAVSRFPDQRTRGDFESRGVRTISADLIDPAALGELPGFGSVFFLAGKKFGHGGDADELKTFNHDMPARVAERYREATIVALSTGCVYPFVRPETGGSREGDAIQPQGAYAESCHGREQAFAAVAARHGTPTAIIRLNYSVEYRYGVLLDIARKVRAGSPVDVTMGYVNVIWQRDAVAHILRARSVASSPARILNVAGTPVISVREIAERFGRQFGKKPVITGREEADAWLSDASCAHRLFGPPETPLDEMIRRVAAWLAEGRETREQPTKFETRDGKF comes from the coding sequence ATGGCGATCTCCGGTCCATCGTTCCTCCCTTCCGCCGCATCGGTCGAAGAGTCTCTCTCCGCACCCACGCCGGAGCTTGTCAGCGAGGTCTCCGGCATCCGGGAGCCCGTGGGGATCCTTGGCGCCGGGGGGAAGATGGGGCTGCACGTCGCGCTCATGATGCGGCGGGCGCTCGACCTCGCGGGACGCCGGGACGTGCCCGTGGTGGCCGTCTCCCGCTTCCCCGACCAACGGACGCGGGGCGACTTCGAAAGCCGCGGGGTGAGGACCATTTCCGCGGATCTCATCGACCCCGCCGCGCTGGGGGAGCTACCCGGCTTCGGCTCCGTGTTCTTCCTCGCCGGGAAAAAATTCGGCCATGGCGGGGATGCGGACGAGCTGAAGACCTTCAACCACGACATGCCGGCACGGGTTGCGGAGCGTTACCGGGAAGCGACCATCGTGGCGCTTTCGACCGGTTGCGTCTACCCGTTCGTCCGGCCGGAGACGGGCGGCAGCCGTGAGGGTGACGCCATCCAGCCACAGGGCGCCTATGCGGAGTCCTGCCACGGCAGGGAGCAAGCCTTCGCCGCGGTTGCCGCCCGCCACGGCACGCCGACGGCCATCATCCGGCTGAACTACTCCGTGGAGTACCGCTACGGGGTGCTGCTGGACATCGCGCGGAAGGTCCGCGCGGGAAGCCCGGTGGATGTCACCATGGGATACGTCAACGTGATCTGGCAGCGAGATGCCGTCGCGCACATCCTGCGGGCGCGGTCGGTGGCCTCCAGCCCGGCGAGGATCCTCAACGTCGCGGGCACGCCCGTCATTTCCGTCAGGGAGATCGCGGAGCGGTTCGGGCGGCAGTTCGGAAAGAAACCCGTCATCACCGGCAGGGAGGAAGCGGATGCGTGGCTGAGCGACGCCTCCTGCGCCCACCGTCTCTTCGGCCCGCCGGAGACCCCGCTGGACGAGATGATCCGGAGGGTCGCCGCATGGCTGGCGGAGGGCCGCGAGACCCGTGAACAACCGACGAAGTTCGAAACCCGCGACGGGAAATTCTGA
- a CDS encoding TetR/AcrR family transcriptional regulator: MIRHRVRVVGHWCMPSAERKGPEERKEGGGRKRIPGGVQARLVAEASRLFAARGFDGVAVDEIVAAAGVNKRMVYHYFGNKEGIYRAAVNHVFADLQVLEKRMIDSHSEKDGPVKGLRKVVSLYFSFHGTYPEFVRILQWENLNEGRHLAVEESGMNKNPILEHLEKLLKEGAAAGVFRKGLDARLVLTSLIGLTGIYFSNRHTLSRSLGLDFGREDVLARAAAHAEKVLLAGLRADPPA, translated from the coding sequence ATGATTCGCCACCGGGTGCGGGTGGTGGGACACTGGTGCATGCCGTCCGCGGAGCGCAAAGGACCAGAAGAACGGAAGGAAGGGGGAGGGAGGAAGCGGATCCCCGGAGGGGTCCAGGCCCGGCTGGTGGCGGAGGCGTCGCGCCTGTTCGCGGCACGCGGGTTCGACGGGGTGGCGGTGGATGAGATCGTGGCGGCGGCCGGGGTGAACAAGCGGATGGTCTACCACTACTTCGGCAACAAGGAGGGGATCTACCGGGCGGCGGTGAACCATGTGTTCGCGGATCTTCAGGTGCTGGAGAAAAGGATGATCGATTCCCACTCGGAGAAGGACGGCCCGGTGAAGGGGCTAAGGAAGGTGGTCTCCCTGTATTTCTCGTTCCACGGCACGTACCCGGAGTTCGTCCGCATCCTGCAGTGGGAGAACCTCAACGAGGGGCGCCACCTGGCGGTGGAGGAGAGCGGGATGAATAAAAACCCTATCCTGGAGCATCTGGAAAAACTGCTGAAGGAAGGGGCGGCGGCGGGTGTGTTCCGCAAGGGGCTGGACGCACGGCTGGTGCTGACGAGCCTCATCGGCCTGACGGGCATCTATTTCTCGAACCGCCACACGCTGTCCCGTTCGCTGGGTCTGGATTTCGGCAGGGAGGACGTGCTGGCCCGCGCGGCGGCACATGCGGAAAAGGTCCTGCTGGCGGGCCTGCGGGCGGATCCCCCCGCTTGA
- a CDS encoding alpha/beta fold hydrolase, translated as MVSLLKRSGVIGVMKFLLLVGCGLTCGLAEDEFTRQTQLMESPRDQVQDHFGNAVAISGDYAVIGAPGDNEGGFGAGAAYVYVRKPGGWEQQVRIKKPGVWKFQDFFGSSVAIDGNTMVIGSPHAKVFEEELHDISGAAYVYVRTGTVWNLQAILAPSHPWLAPRFGSKVAIEGNTIVVGAPGDHGGTNDLNGKVVDEPGEMNDRILDTGAAYVFTRNGTSWTEAGYLKAADTVNNMHDVAGFQREHSNFGAALAIEGGTIVVGAYGMDRGVKVKEGIQLSAKSYEAGGAYVFTNQRGKWKQAAKLMSPDAHVTDRELFGTSVALSGGTLVIGAPRASTGVFQSGAAYVYRGGGPSWAMMKRLQASNADPLDRFGASVAISGRTIWVGAPDEAGSDYGINGDETLNDHVGSGAVYAFEGAGGAWTQKAYVKPERFRTSGIGTSIAVDGKDTLLGHGVADEVVFFDSEAPKPVIFIHGVAGSVLRSGGNEIWPTVVPTNVAALNLHTGPTDTEAVDVVREYDVGGAGLQVEQFYGPFIRYMEKRIGHREFPLEGQRSRLTSGYMASTTFERKPTFFVFPYDWRKPNASHMATLRQYIQNIRQLHGGEKVSLVVHSMGGLVMRRYLLEYGTEDIDKVVTVGSPILGAPEVSHRMLTGNFFGVAPVDFINNKVMKDAIATMTAVHELLPSSLYHQHWGFPLFQERNVDFNNNGLSDEGYDTSQFRSMVDHEAPFATPSISNIQFHSFMNGRQDDWSADDSSVKFLHIVGKQAVDRTTVGVEVETRSIMTGLDALITPHPTLRFNKVYGEGDGTVPILSSRRLPQYLPPGALMREISEPMPGVESGAQPPGTSAEHTALMSNGQVLTMIAEFLQTGTLEAAPAPAPSAPAKKNAPRNDPPPTLAEALDNSGLSWDPGFEFPWAGQTTVTHDGVDAAGSAPGIGNGQESVLSTSVEGPGTFSVWVKVRSSFGGDIFQVRLNNEDMEGVAVFGDQDWQQIEFDIPEGSHNLALVHINHAEPSEEQGVWLDEATYVRTVPSMLVTEADGTPLNHDYSTIGFGRVAPGGSAQATLQVSNEGNVPLEDVAVTLQGDDAASFSISTLPATLAPGATSTITVTYTPPAGRTVSQSASLRFTSNDPDQGEIVIGLAGSTPLGRRMINVLGAGYVGIRDGNGIINTRVSDIAAGKIPGVQVTYGGEEPWVSIDTDSGKDLILSDDTTDGPVDIEIIETDAAGTPIAFWRYRFNPQGGGWRLAVPASLAPALDVDQNGDHTFAPGERVAPLHTDSGPGIDLTPPDVTLQLSRSGENITLQLSGSDDGGGIVLRYSIDGGALQTFSGSLSFPAGTAASVRVFAEDPAGNLSGVIETAIQPPLAISKDQPGSLKLRWPVADGYILQESTDLNGTWTRSDLKPARDGATSSAAIQLGGEGPRKFYRLIASPVRR; from the coding sequence ATGGTTTCCCTGCTCAAGAGGTCCGGAGTCATTGGCGTGATGAAATTCCTGCTGCTGGTTGGCTGCGGTCTGACATGCGGACTGGCGGAGGATGAGTTCACCCGGCAGACCCAGTTGATGGAAAGTCCGCGCGACCAAGTGCAGGATCATTTCGGCAATGCCGTGGCCATCTCCGGGGACTACGCGGTGATCGGCGCTCCGGGCGACAACGAAGGCGGGTTCGGTGCGGGAGCCGCGTATGTTTATGTCAGGAAGCCGGGCGGCTGGGAACAGCAGGTGAGGATCAAGAAACCGGGCGTGTGGAAATTCCAGGATTTCTTCGGCAGTTCCGTGGCCATCGACGGCAACACCATGGTGATCGGTTCCCCCCATGCGAAGGTTTTCGAAGAGGAACTCCACGACATTTCAGGTGCGGCCTATGTCTATGTGAGGACAGGTACCGTCTGGAATCTCCAGGCGATCCTCGCTCCATCGCACCCATGGCTCGCCCCCCGCTTCGGTTCGAAGGTGGCGATCGAAGGCAACACCATCGTGGTGGGCGCACCGGGGGATCACGGCGGAACCAACGACCTGAACGGCAAGGTGGTGGATGAACCCGGGGAGATGAACGACCGCATCCTGGACACCGGAGCGGCCTATGTCTTCACCCGCAATGGGACAAGCTGGACAGAGGCCGGCTACCTGAAAGCGGCAGATACGGTGAACAACATGCATGACGTTGCCGGCTTCCAGCGTGAGCATAGCAATTTCGGCGCGGCGCTGGCCATCGAGGGCGGGACCATCGTGGTCGGGGCCTACGGCATGGACCGCGGGGTGAAGGTCAAGGAAGGGATCCAGTTGAGCGCAAAGTCCTATGAAGCGGGGGGGGCCTACGTTTTCACCAACCAGAGAGGGAAGTGGAAGCAGGCCGCCAAGCTGATGTCCCCGGACGCCCATGTCACCGACCGTGAACTCTTCGGCACTTCCGTGGCGCTGTCCGGAGGCACGCTGGTGATCGGCGCCCCCAGGGCATCGACAGGTGTTTTCCAGTCCGGGGCGGCCTACGTCTATCGGGGTGGCGGCCCGAGCTGGGCGATGATGAAACGCCTCCAGGCCAGCAATGCGGATCCACTGGACAGGTTCGGCGCCAGCGTGGCCATCAGCGGCCGGACCATCTGGGTGGGAGCACCGGATGAGGCGGGATCCGACTACGGCATCAATGGCGATGAAACCCTCAACGACCACGTCGGCAGCGGTGCGGTCTATGCCTTCGAAGGGGCGGGCGGAGCATGGACGCAGAAGGCCTACGTCAAGCCGGAGCGTTTCCGTACCTCCGGCATCGGCACTTCGATCGCGGTCGATGGAAAGGACACCTTGCTCGGCCATGGCGTTGCCGATGAGGTCGTTTTCTTTGACTCGGAAGCTCCGAAGCCGGTCATCTTCATCCACGGCGTGGCCGGCAGCGTGCTGCGGAGCGGAGGAAATGAAATCTGGCCGACGGTGGTGCCCACCAACGTCGCCGCGCTGAACCTGCACACCGGCCCGACCGACACCGAGGCAGTCGATGTGGTCCGCGAATATGACGTCGGCGGCGCCGGACTGCAGGTGGAGCAGTTCTACGGACCGTTCATCCGCTACATGGAAAAGAGGATCGGCCACCGGGAGTTCCCGTTGGAGGGCCAGCGCAGCCGCCTGACCTCCGGCTACATGGCGAGCACCACGTTCGAGCGCAAGCCGACGTTTTTCGTGTTCCCCTATGACTGGCGGAAGCCCAACGCCAGCCACATGGCGACGCTGCGGCAATACATCCAGAACATCCGCCAGCTCCACGGCGGAGAGAAGGTCAGCCTCGTCGTCCACAGCATGGGCGGGCTGGTGATGCGGCGCTACCTGCTGGAGTACGGCACGGAGGACATCGACAAGGTGGTCACCGTCGGCAGCCCCATCCTCGGCGCGCCGGAGGTGTCCCACCGCATGCTGACGGGAAATTTCTTCGGCGTCGCTCCGGTGGACTTCATCAACAACAAGGTGATGAAGGACGCCATCGCCACCATGACCGCCGTCCATGAGCTGCTGCCCTCCTCACTCTACCACCAGCACTGGGGCTTCCCCCTGTTCCAGGAAAGGAATGTCGATTTCAACAACAACGGCCTGTCGGACGAGGGCTATGACACCAGCCAGTTCCGCTCCATGGTGGACCATGAGGCGCCCTTCGCCACGCCATCCATCAGCAACATCCAGTTCCACTCCTTCATGAACGGCCGCCAGGACGATTGGTCGGCGGATGACAGTTCCGTGAAATTCCTCCACATCGTGGGCAAGCAGGCGGTGGACCGGACGACCGTCGGCGTGGAGGTGGAGACGCGGTCCATCATGACCGGGCTGGACGCCCTCATCACCCCGCACCCCACGCTGCGCTTCAACAAGGTCTATGGAGAAGGCGACGGCACCGTGCCCATTCTCAGCTCCCGCCGCCTGCCGCAATACCTGCCCCCCGGTGCACTGATGCGCGAGATTTCCGAGCCGATGCCCGGGGTGGAGTCCGGCGCGCAGCCGCCCGGCACCTCCGCGGAGCACACCGCCCTCATGTCCAACGGCCAGGTGCTGACCATGATCGCGGAATTCCTGCAAACCGGCACGCTGGAGGCCGCGCCGGCACCCGCGCCTTCCGCGCCCGCGAAGAAAAACGCCCCACGCAACGATCCCCCGCCCACGCTGGCCGAGGCGCTGGACAACTCCGGCCTTTCGTGGGACCCCGGTTTCGAGTTCCCATGGGCCGGGCAGACCACCGTCACCCATGACGGGGTGGATGCCGCCGGCAGCGCACCCGGCATCGGCAACGGCCAGGAAAGCGTCCTGTCCACCTCCGTCGAGGGCCCCGGCACCTTCTCCGTCTGGGTGAAGGTCCGCTCCAGCTTCGGCGGAGACATCTTCCAGGTGCGGCTCAACAACGAAGACATGGAAGGCGTGGCCGTCTTCGGAGACCAGGACTGGCAGCAGATCGAGTTCGATATCCCGGAAGGCTCGCACAACCTCGCGCTCGTCCACATCAACCATGCAGAGCCATCCGAGGAGCAAGGCGTCTGGCTGGATGAGGCCACCTACGTCCGCACGGTGCCCTCGATGCTGGTCACGGAGGCCGATGGCACCCCCCTGAACCATGACTACTCCACCATTGGCTTCGGCCGCGTGGCACCCGGCGGATCCGCACAGGCCACACTGCAGGTCTCCAACGAAGGGAATGTCCCGCTGGAAGATGTGGCAGTCACCCTGCAGGGGGATGACGCGGCCAGCTTCTCGATCAGCACGCTGCCCGCCACGCTCGCCCCCGGGGCGACCTCCACGATCACCGTCACCTACACGCCACCGGCGGGCAGGACGGTATCCCAGAGCGCCTCGCTCCGTTTCACCAGCAACGATCCCGACCAGGGAGAGATCGTGATCGGCCTCGCGGGATCCACTCCGCTCGGCCGCCGCATGATCAACGTGCTGGGCGCGGGCTACGTCGGCATCCGCGATGGCAACGGCATCATCAACACCCGCGTGAGCGACATCGCCGCCGGAAAGATCCCCGGCGTGCAGGTCACCTACGGCGGTGAGGAGCCATGGGTAAGCATCGACACCGACAGCGGAAAGGATCTCATTCTTTCCGATGACACCACCGACGGCCCGGTGGATATCGAGATCATCGAGACCGATGCCGCCGGAACCCCCATCGCCTTCTGGCGCTACCGCTTCAACCCACAGGGCGGCGGGTGGCGGCTGGCGGTGCCCGCATCGCTCGCACCGGCGCTGGATGTGGACCAGAACGGCGACCACACCTTCGCCCCCGGCGAACGCGTCGCCCCGCTCCACACCGACAGCGGCCCGGGCATCGACCTCACCCCGCCGGACGTCACCCTCCAGCTCTCCCGCTCCGGGGAAAACATCACGCTCCAGCTTTCCGGCAGCGATGACGGAGGCGGCATCGTCCTGCGCTACAGCATCGACGGCGGCGCGTTGCAGACCTTCAGCGGTTCCCTCTCCTTCCCCGCCGGCACGGCCGCCAGCGTCCGCGTCTTCGCGGAAGACCCCGCCGGCAACCTCTCCGGAGTCATCGAGACCGCCATCCAGCCGCCGCTGGCTATCTCAAAGGACCAGCCCGGCTCGCTCAAACTCCGCTGGCCCGTCGCCGACGGCTACATCCTCCAGGAATCCACCGACCTCAATGGCACCTGGACCCGCTCCGATCTCAAGCCTGCCAGAGATGGTGCGACCTCCTCCGCAGCCATCCAGCTTGGAGGGGAAGGACCGAGGAAGTTTTATCGGTTGATCGCCAGTCCGGTCAGGAGGTGA
- a CDS encoding cellulase family glycosylhydrolase produces MLRKTRLLGWLVGALLLPAGGFAAADVTRASGVNIHFTDARPGELEMLKAAGFHHIRMDFAWGSTEKEKGVYDFSAFDRLTAALEKHGLKAYYILDYSNRLYEKEQSVRTPEGREAFTKWALAAVSHFKGRGVCWEIWNEPNGGFWKPTANVHEYTAMALHTSKAIKAAHPAEYLSGPATAGMDFAFLEECFKAGLLEWWDGVTVHPYRHTGPESVEIDYHEARRLIGKYAPKGKKIDLISGEWGYSSVWTGHDADTQGMMLPRQWLINAANGIPISIWYDWHDDGPDATEAEHNFGTVRHTYHKDRSPVYDPKPSYHAARTFNKVLAGHRFVKRLTLGDSDLYALLFEKDGETVVAAWSSRPITRKVGLPADDGAFKVVDHLGEQGADAVASAGRLEFQITEKPVYYVFPGTNAKLSATPEALRVKLSVVPSSGKEIILKVENLSGRELDSVVSLKGLKGVEVKETTRAVKVPAGQAAVDVSFPLTTAPQEIYEMGATLSVGDAVVSDVGPLAFHPVDESPLDGAKAGGEGDAKVEGVFTLKEEAAPEPSPGGAGKVMRLDYRFGDGWKYATVYPGGKGPLLKSRDGSDRGRAQFGMWIYGNGSGLHPRLRIQDALDRVWQPSGKPVTWKGWNYVQFPLDEGTAHWGGKDDKSFRGPKFPLRYQTVFLLDNGPRLKAEGTVWFTMPVLILE; encoded by the coding sequence ATGCTCAGGAAGACGAGGTTGTTGGGTTGGTTGGTGGGGGCGCTTTTGCTCCCGGCGGGTGGATTCGCGGCTGCGGATGTGACGCGGGCGTCCGGGGTGAACATCCACTTCACGGACGCGAGGCCGGGTGAACTGGAGATGCTGAAGGCCGCCGGGTTCCACCACATCCGCATGGACTTCGCGTGGGGTTCCACGGAGAAGGAGAAGGGCGTCTATGATTTTTCCGCCTTCGACCGGCTGACCGCCGCGCTGGAGAAGCACGGCCTGAAGGCGTACTACATCCTGGATTACTCGAACCGGCTCTATGAGAAGGAACAGTCCGTCCGCACTCCGGAGGGGCGGGAGGCGTTCACGAAATGGGCGCTCGCCGCGGTTTCCCATTTCAAGGGCAGGGGTGTCTGCTGGGAGATCTGGAACGAACCGAACGGCGGGTTCTGGAAGCCGACCGCGAACGTGCATGAGTACACCGCGATGGCGCTCCACACGTCGAAGGCGATCAAGGCCGCGCACCCCGCGGAGTACCTCAGCGGACCGGCGACGGCGGGCATGGACTTCGCCTTCCTGGAGGAATGCTTCAAGGCGGGCCTGCTGGAGTGGTGGGACGGTGTGACCGTCCACCCCTACCGTCACACGGGGCCGGAGTCCGTGGAGATCGACTACCATGAAGCCCGCAGGCTCATCGGCAAGTATGCGCCGAAAGGGAAGAAGATCGACCTGATCTCCGGCGAGTGGGGCTACTCCTCCGTCTGGACCGGCCATGACGCGGACACGCAGGGGATGATGCTGCCGCGCCAGTGGCTCATCAACGCGGCCAACGGCATCCCCATTTCCATCTGGTATGACTGGCATGACGACGGCCCGGACGCGACGGAAGCGGAGCACAACTTCGGCACGGTGCGGCACACCTACCATAAGGATCGTAGTCCGGTCTATGACCCGAAGCCTTCCTACCATGCCGCGCGGACCTTCAACAAGGTGCTGGCCGGTCACCGCTTCGTGAAGCGCCTGACGCTGGGCGACTCCGACCTCTACGCGCTGCTGTTCGAGAAGGACGGCGAAACGGTCGTCGCCGCCTGGTCTTCCCGTCCCATCACCCGGAAGGTCGGCCTGCCCGCCGATGACGGGGCGTTCAAGGTGGTGGACCACCTCGGGGAGCAGGGCGCGGATGCCGTCGCGTCCGCCGGGCGGCTGGAGTTCCAGATCACGGAGAAGCCGGTCTATTATGTTTTCCCGGGAACGAACGCGAAGCTGTCCGCCACGCCGGAGGCGCTGCGGGTGAAGCTGTCCGTCGTCCCCAGCTCCGGAAAGGAGATCATCCTGAAGGTGGAGAATCTTTCCGGTCGTGAGCTGGACTCGGTTGTCAGCCTGAAGGGGCTGAAAGGAGTGGAGGTGAAGGAAACCACGCGCGCGGTGAAGGTCCCCGCCGGACAGGCCGCCGTGGATGTCAGCTTCCCGCTGACCACCGCGCCGCAGGAGATCTATGAAATGGGCGCGACCCTCAGCGTCGGGGATGCCGTGGTCTCGGATGTCGGGCCGCTCGCTTTCCATCCCGTGGATGAGTCACCGCTGGACGGCGCGAAGGCCGGTGGCGAAGGAGATGCCAAGGTGGAGGGTGTCTTCACATTGAAGGAGGAAGCCGCGCCCGAACCCTCCCCGGGTGGTGCGGGCAAGGTCATGCGGCTGGACTACCGCTTTGGCGACGGTTGGAAATACGCCACCGTCTATCCGGGTGGCAAAGGCCCGCTGTTGAAAAGCCGCGACGGCTCCGACCGTGGCCGTGCCCAGTTCGGAATGTGGATCTACGGGAATGGTAGTGGACTGCACCCGCGCCTGCGCATCCAGGACGCGCTCGACCGAGTCTGGCAGCCATCCGGCAAGCCCGTCACGTGGAAGGGCTGGAACTACGTCCAGTTCCCGCTCGACGAAGGCACCGCCCACTGGGGCGGCAAGGATGACAAATCTTTCCGCGGCCCGAAGTTCCCCCTCCGCTACCAGACCGTCTTCCTCCTCGACAACGGCCCCCGGCTCAAGGCGGAGGGAACCGTGTGGTTCACCATGCCGGTGCTGATCCTGGAGTGA